A single genomic interval of Agarivorans aestuarii harbors:
- a CDS encoding tyrosine-protein phosphatase: MGFVDIHCHILPGIDDGAKDLAQSLAMLDKAISCGTQVMLATPHILPGIFDNTAETIERSYLTLMNALQQRNMPLRIYHAAEVHLSPEIMLWHGQNKLPLLGRYQDKDVLLLELPHGHVPQGLNSLIKWLTARNITPLIAHPERNRGIWKEQYLLQQWRRLGCLFQVTAGALLGEFREQAQQVSEHMLQQDLIDVVASDCHGLEKRSPDLSKAFAKVQAFAGEPRAQRLFVDTPGTIAASCSGRMEPTLTAVNGQRERLNVDKEA, translated from the coding sequence ATGGGGTTCGTTGATATTCACTGTCATATTTTGCCTGGCATTGATGATGGGGCAAAAGATCTAGCCCAAAGCTTGGCGATGTTAGACAAGGCGATAAGCTGTGGCACTCAGGTAATGCTGGCTACTCCGCATATATTGCCCGGAATATTTGATAACACCGCTGAAACCATAGAGCGTAGCTATCTTACGCTGATGAATGCGCTGCAGCAGCGCAATATGCCCTTGCGTATTTATCATGCGGCCGAGGTGCACCTTAGCCCTGAAATTATGTTGTGGCATGGTCAAAATAAATTGCCTTTGTTAGGTCGCTACCAAGATAAAGATGTGTTGTTGCTAGAGTTGCCACATGGTCATGTGCCGCAAGGCCTTAATAGCCTAATAAAGTGGCTCACCGCGCGAAACATTACCCCTTTGATTGCCCACCCTGAAAGAAATCGCGGGATATGGAAAGAACAATACTTGCTGCAACAATGGCGACGTTTAGGGTGTTTATTTCAGGTCACTGCCGGCGCTTTGCTGGGGGAGTTTCGCGAGCAAGCGCAACAAGTGAGTGAGCACATGCTACAACAAGACTTAATCGATGTTGTGGCCAGTGATTGCCATGGTTTGGAAAAGCGTAGCCCCGATTTAAGCAAGGCTTTTGCTAAGGTACAGGCGTTTGCAGGTGAGCCGCGAGCCCAACGCCTATTTGTTGACACTCCCGGCACTATTGCCGCTAGTTGTTCAGGAAGAATGGAACCAACCTTAACGGCGGTTAATGGTCAACGCGAACGCCTAAATGTAGACAAGGAAGCCTAA
- the hslR gene encoding ribosome-associated heat shock protein Hsp15 produces the protein MNSQNSNNSALRLDKWLWAARFYKTRGLARDMVMGGKVHYNQQRCKPSRNVEVGATISLWQGQQQIEVKVEQLSDKRGPAPQAQLLYQETEQSLKKREQYAMQRKLMAQSASPERRPDKKQRRQIIQFKQQ, from the coding sequence ATGAATTCACAAAACTCTAACAACTCCGCGCTACGCCTTGATAAGTGGCTGTGGGCAGCACGATTTTATAAAACCCGTGGGCTTGCTCGCGACATGGTAATGGGCGGTAAAGTGCATTATAACCAGCAGCGCTGTAAGCCAAGCCGAAATGTAGAAGTGGGTGCAACGATTAGCTTGTGGCAAGGCCAACAACAAATAGAAGTCAAGGTTGAGCAATTAAGCGACAAACGCGGCCCAGCGCCACAAGCTCAGCTGCTTTACCAAGAAACAGAACAAAGCCTTAAAAAGCGCGAACAATATGCAATGCAACGCAAGCTCATGGCACAAAGTGCCAGCCCAGAACGCCGACCCGACAAAAAGCAGCGTCGGCAAATTATTCAGTTTAAACAACAATAG
- the gspD gene encoding type II secretion system secretin GspD translates to MKLQALRLVRHSLVGLIGLGLCGIVSATEFSANFKGADISEFITTVGRNLNKTIIVDPAVRGKVNVRSYDLLTEEQYYQFFLSVLDVYGFAVIDMPNGVTKVVRAKDAKAGAIPVVDRDDQAFGDEMVTRVVPVLNVSVRELAPLLRQLNDNAGGGNVVHYDPSNVIMLTGRAAVVNRLVEIIRRVDKAGDQEVDIIRLKFASAGELVRIIESLTASTGGKGAAASLLIPKVVADERTNSIVVSGEPSARARIVRLVAKLDSELETYGNTRVFYLKYAKAADLVDVLKGVSETVAAEAAGGSKKSSASNSRGNFSIEAHEDTNTLVITAQPDNMRTLEGVINQLDIRRAQVNVEAIIVEVAEGDGISLGVQWATKAGGTQFNDAGVSISEIGAGIYDAQPTEGSTVCTGETCTVNPETPGDISGLASALAKISGAAFGFYGADWGVLVQAAANDSRSNLLATPSITTLDNKEAFFTVGEEVPVLTGSASSSSNDNPFTTVDRKEVGIKLKVTPQINEGNAVQLTIEQEVSKVQGQTSVDVVFAKRQLQTTVLVDSGDTIILGGLLDDQIEESESKVPLLGDIPVLGHLFRSTNSKKVKRNLMIFIRPTIIRDSVTMQSVSSRKYSQIRAQQLLREELGVVLMPDTKVPVLPEFNSVDDVSPEVQEYIDYLKEKNERLKKEEAEKAAKEAEAAAANKEQVSAE, encoded by the coding sequence ATGAAGTTGCAAGCCTTACGCTTGGTTCGCCACAGCCTTGTTGGCCTAATTGGATTAGGCCTTTGTGGAATCGTGAGTGCCACCGAGTTTTCAGCCAATTTTAAAGGTGCTGACATTAGTGAGTTCATCACCACGGTTGGTCGTAATCTCAATAAAACTATCATCGTAGACCCCGCGGTTCGCGGTAAAGTTAATGTGCGTAGTTACGATTTGCTTACCGAAGAGCAGTACTATCAGTTCTTCTTAAGTGTGTTAGATGTTTACGGTTTTGCGGTTATTGATATGCCAAACGGCGTAACCAAAGTTGTGCGCGCCAAAGACGCCAAGGCGGGAGCGATTCCGGTGGTAGACCGTGATGATCAAGCCTTTGGCGATGAAATGGTTACCCGTGTGGTACCGGTGCTAAATGTATCGGTGCGTGAGCTAGCGCCTTTATTACGTCAGCTAAATGATAATGCCGGTGGCGGTAACGTAGTGCACTACGATCCTTCTAACGTAATTATGCTTACTGGCCGTGCTGCTGTGGTGAACCGTTTGGTCGAGATTATCCGCCGAGTGGACAAAGCCGGGGACCAAGAGGTAGATATTATTCGTCTTAAGTTTGCATCAGCCGGTGAACTGGTGCGAATTATTGAATCGCTTACCGCTAGCACGGGTGGTAAAGGTGCGGCAGCCAGTTTGTTAATTCCTAAAGTGGTTGCCGATGAGCGGACCAACAGCATTGTGGTATCGGGCGAACCAAGTGCCCGAGCACGTATTGTGCGTTTAGTAGCAAAGCTTGATAGCGAACTAGAAACCTACGGCAATACCCGCGTTTTCTACTTAAAGTATGCCAAGGCCGCCGATCTTGTAGATGTACTTAAAGGTGTGAGTGAAACCGTAGCGGCAGAGGCTGCTGGCGGCAGCAAGAAGAGTTCTGCCAGTAACTCTCGTGGCAATTTCTCTATTGAAGCTCACGAAGATACCAATACCTTGGTCATTACCGCTCAGCCAGACAATATGCGCACCTTAGAAGGCGTGATTAATCAGCTTGATATTCGTCGAGCCCAAGTAAACGTGGAAGCGATTATTGTTGAAGTGGCCGAAGGTGATGGTATTAGCCTTGGCGTACAATGGGCCACTAAGGCCGGTGGTACTCAGTTTAACGATGCTGGTGTATCAATTAGTGAAATTGGCGCAGGTATCTACGATGCTCAACCCACCGAAGGTTCTACCGTGTGTACCGGCGAAACCTGTACAGTTAACCCAGAAACTCCCGGTGATATCTCTGGCTTAGCCAGCGCATTAGCTAAAATCTCTGGCGCTGCCTTTGGCTTTTATGGTGCTGATTGGGGCGTGTTAGTACAAGCCGCGGCTAATGACTCACGTTCTAACTTATTAGCAACACCTTCTATCACTACCCTAGATAACAAAGAAGCCTTCTTTACCGTAGGTGAAGAAGTACCAGTACTAACCGGGTCTGCTTCTAGCAGTAGCAACGATAATCCTTTCACTACCGTTGATCGTAAAGAAGTGGGTATCAAGCTAAAAGTAACGCCACAAATTAACGAAGGTAACGCGGTTCAGCTTACCATCGAACAAGAGGTGTCTAAGGTACAAGGTCAAACCTCTGTAGACGTTGTATTTGCTAAACGCCAATTACAAACTACGGTGCTAGTCGACAGCGGCGATACCATTATTTTAGGCGGTTTGTTAGACGACCAAATTGAAGAAAGTGAATCTAAAGTACCGCTACTGGGCGACATTCCGGTATTAGGGCATTTATTCCGCTCTACCAACTCGAAGAAAGTTAAACGTAATTTGATGATCTTCATTCGCCCAACCATTATTCGTGACTCGGTAACCATGCAAAGCGTGAGCTCGCGTAAGTATAGCCAAATCCGTGCTCAGCAATTGTTGCGTGAAGAGTTAGGCGTAGTATTAATGCCAGATACTAAAGTGCCAGTATTGCCAGAATTTAACTCGGTAGATGATGTATCGCCTGAAGTTCAAGAGTACATCGACTACTTAAAAGAAAAGAATGAGCGCTTAAAGAAAGAAGAAGCTGAGAAAGCGGCAAAAGAAGCCGAAGCAGCAGCTGCTAATAAAGAGCAAGTGAGTGCCGAGTAA
- a CDS encoding glycosyltransferase family 4 protein, translating to MTKSLLMLMDGNFAKYDGEIYSPHMSYDSFGKRFAPFFSQVVIAGRAFEKNAPVGKQVCGNKVSFYQTSSNRGALSLLTSIPKLLARIFSLVGQYDVVLLRFPGNLAMIAMLCCLVRGKRFNIEIVAEPRDYFGVGASKHPLRLLARLVHVSMTKLAVKMADSVRYVTEEYLQQAYPAKDGQPSFGFTDVALPPRSYQVAHENRPAQQSIRLINVAMMHNHSKGHLNLFAALAKMQEDGLEFSCELVGDGALLPEFKQTAEDLGLSERVHFHGLVHPSEKVWDVLSQADLFVMTSFQEGMPRALLEASAIGLPCIASSVGGIPEVVAEQCLVDPSDQQDIYQKLKATVLRMQANELVGAGQQRKFEAQLLVEKYRDYCEFLVQQSV from the coding sequence ATGACTAAGAGTTTACTGATGCTGATGGACGGCAATTTCGCCAAGTACGATGGCGAAATTTATTCCCCTCATATGAGCTATGACAGCTTTGGTAAGCGCTTTGCACCCTTCTTTAGCCAAGTGGTTATAGCCGGACGAGCTTTTGAAAAGAATGCGCCAGTAGGCAAGCAAGTTTGTGGCAACAAGGTGAGCTTTTACCAAACTAGCAGTAACCGAGGTGCGCTGAGCCTGCTGACTTCTATACCAAAACTGTTGGCCCGTATTTTTTCTTTGGTTGGGCAGTATGACGTGGTGCTACTGCGCTTTCCCGGCAATCTGGCGATGATCGCCATGCTCTGCTGCCTAGTGCGCGGTAAGCGTTTTAATATTGAGATAGTCGCCGAACCCAGAGACTACTTCGGAGTGGGAGCGTCCAAGCATCCCTTGCGGCTGCTCGCTCGTTTGGTTCATGTGAGCATGACTAAGCTGGCGGTCAAGATGGCTGACTCGGTTCGCTACGTCACCGAAGAGTACCTGCAGCAGGCTTATCCTGCCAAAGACGGCCAGCCCTCGTTTGGATTTACTGACGTGGCGTTACCGCCACGCAGTTATCAAGTTGCCCACGAAAATCGTCCCGCACAGCAGAGTATCCGCTTAATCAATGTGGCGATGATGCATAACCACAGCAAAGGACATCTCAACCTGTTTGCTGCCTTAGCCAAAATGCAGGAGGACGGACTGGAATTTAGCTGTGAGCTGGTGGGGGATGGAGCCTTACTGCCTGAATTTAAGCAAACAGCAGAGGACTTGGGCTTAAGCGAGCGAGTACATTTTCATGGCTTAGTCCACCCCTCCGAGAAGGTATGGGACGTACTTAGTCAGGCCGATTTGTTCGTGATGACCTCATTCCAAGAGGGGATGCCGCGAGCCTTGCTGGAGGCTTCAGCCATTGGCCTACCTTGCATCGCCAGTAGCGTAGGCGGCATTCCGGAAGTGGTGGCCGAACAGTGTTTGGTTGACCCAAGTGATCAGCAGGACATCTATCAAAAGCTCAAGGCAACGGTGTTGCGTATGCAAGCCAATGAGTTGGTGGGTGCAGGGCAACAACGTAAGTTCGAAGCCCAGCTTCTAGTGGAAAAATATAGGGATTACTGTGAGTTTCTTGTCCAGCAAAGCGTTTAA
- a CDS encoding O-antigen ligase family protein — translation MMELSSPRVERTAFGLMLFLIVWLPIPLASNRPWAWSIMEVLIATQSLMLVYCCRGGIPWQWLKACRILLFGLLLFQLFTVIQLVPLSQGVLAWLSEAALNFRLLGIPGSSHYPISLDPNQTIVNLVKGCSYLLLAINACLLFNHPDRIRMVMLAFVISGTFQAFYGSLLILSNITHSPIFDMAVGGNATGSFVYKNHFANYLILCLSMGLALVVADLNATSASSWRHRIQQIIEALLSGKMLVRLCMIIMVIGLVMSHSRMGNSAFFAITILGAVMALLLFRQRPRSLTLLFSSVLLIDVVIVSSFFGLDQVRERLSATVLVEEGRADIVGWSWPIVEDFYMTGSGAGSFYTIFQNYAPEPLNRFYDHAHNDYLQFVIESGLLATLILGGAVLWVLVQATLAMRKRRDPLLRATSLGCAMAIIGMLIHISVDFNLQAPANAASFIIILCLAMVAAKMPRKGYVPDRY, via the coding sequence ATGATGGAACTTTCATCGCCTAGAGTTGAGCGCACAGCGTTTGGCTTAATGTTATTTTTAATCGTTTGGCTGCCCATCCCCCTAGCCAGCAATAGGCCTTGGGCCTGGTCTATTATGGAAGTGCTAATAGCAACTCAGTCTTTAATGCTGGTTTACTGCTGTAGAGGCGGGATCCCTTGGCAGTGGCTAAAAGCTTGCCGAATTTTACTGTTTGGCTTACTGCTGTTTCAGCTATTTACGGTTATTCAGTTAGTGCCCTTATCGCAGGGGGTGTTAGCTTGGTTAAGCGAAGCAGCATTAAATTTTCGTTTGTTGGGCATACCCGGCTCAAGTCATTATCCTATTTCTTTAGACCCCAATCAAACAATTGTTAATCTGGTGAAAGGCTGTAGCTATTTGCTGTTAGCGATAAATGCTTGTTTGTTGTTTAATCATCCAGATCGAATTCGCATGGTGATGTTGGCCTTTGTTATTAGTGGTACTTTTCAGGCTTTTTATGGCTCGTTACTGATTTTGAGTAATATTACTCACTCACCGATTTTTGATATGGCGGTGGGCGGAAATGCCACCGGTTCATTTGTCTATAAAAACCATTTTGCTAACTATCTCATCTTGTGTTTAAGCATGGGCTTGGCCTTAGTGGTGGCAGATCTTAACGCAACAAGTGCAAGCAGTTGGCGTCATCGTATTCAGCAAATTATTGAGGCTTTATTAAGCGGTAAAATGCTGGTAAGGCTGTGCATGATCATTATGGTGATTGGTTTGGTGATGTCTCACTCACGCATGGGGAACAGTGCATTTTTTGCTATTACTATATTGGGCGCGGTGATGGCCTTGTTGCTATTTCGCCAGCGGCCACGTTCGTTAACTCTGTTGTTTTCTAGCGTGTTGCTGATTGATGTGGTAATAGTGAGTTCCTTTTTTGGGCTAGACCAAGTGAGAGAGCGCCTAAGTGCAACGGTTTTGGTAGAAGAAGGCCGAGCAGACATAGTGGGGTGGTCATGGCCTATTGTAGAAGATTTTTATATGACTGGTTCAGGAGCAGGAAGCTTTTACACCATCTTCCAAAACTATGCGCCCGAACCATTAAACCGTTTTTATGATCATGCCCATAACGACTATCTGCAGTTTGTGATTGAGTCAGGGTTACTTGCAACCCTAATATTGGGTGGGGCAGTGCTGTGGGTGTTAGTCCAAGCGACACTGGCAATGCGTAAACGACGAGATCCTTTATTACGCGCAACCTCACTGGGTTGTGCAATGGCAATTATTGGTATGCTGATTCATATTAGCGTTGATTTTAACTTACAGGCGCCAGCCAATGCCGCCAGCTTTATTATTATTTTATGCTTGGCTATGGTTGCAGCAAAAATGCCCAGAAAAGGCTACGTACCCGATAGGTATTAG
- the pckA gene encoding phosphoenolpyruvate carboxykinase (ATP): protein MLDVAEKDQVIDLAQYGIKDVSDVVYNPSYEELFKEETRPELTGYERGIVTTTGAVAVDTGIFTGRSPKDKYIVLDDTTRDSMWWTSEQAKNDNKPIDPAVWTDLKQTVTDQLSGKRLFVVDTYCGANPDTRLKVRFIVEVAWQAHFVTNMFIRPTAAELEDYEPDFVVMNGSKTTNKKWKEHGLNSENFTVFNMTEKMQVIGGTWYGGEMKKGMFAMMNYYLPLNGMASMHCSANVGEAGDTAIFFGLSGTGKTTLSTDPKRQLIGDDEHGWDDEGVFNFEGGCYAKTIKLSKEAEPDIYNAIKRDALLENVTVRNDGSVNYDDGSKTENTRVSYPINHIENIVKPVSKAGHAKKVIFLTADAFGVLPPVAKLTPEQTKYHFLSGFTAKLAGTERGITEPTPTFSACFGAAFLTLHPTKYAEVLVKRMEAAGAEAYLVNTGWNGTGKRISIQDTRAIIDAILDGSIEKQDTKQLPIFNLEVPTSLPGADSEILDPRDTYQDPLQWESKAEDLAQRFIKNFAKYTDNAEGEALVAAGPRLD, encoded by the coding sequence ATGCTTGACGTTGCAGAAAAAGATCAGGTTATCGACCTGGCTCAATACGGCATCAAAGATGTGTCGGACGTGGTGTACAACCCCTCATACGAAGAACTATTTAAGGAAGAAACTCGACCGGAGCTCACAGGCTACGAACGCGGAATTGTCACCACTACCGGTGCAGTTGCAGTAGATACTGGGATCTTCACCGGGCGTTCGCCAAAAGATAAATACATCGTTCTTGACGATACCACCCGCGACAGCATGTGGTGGACCTCAGAACAAGCTAAAAACGACAACAAGCCAATAGACCCTGCGGTTTGGACCGACCTAAAACAAACCGTGACCGACCAACTATCTGGCAAACGCTTATTTGTGGTTGATACCTACTGTGGTGCTAACCCAGATACTCGCTTAAAAGTACGTTTTATTGTTGAAGTAGCGTGGCAGGCTCACTTTGTAACCAACATGTTCATTCGCCCAACAGCCGCAGAGCTTGAGGACTACGAGCCAGACTTTGTAGTGATGAACGGTTCTAAAACCACCAACAAAAAGTGGAAAGAGCACGGCCTAAATTCTGAAAACTTCACTGTATTTAACATGACAGAGAAAATGCAGGTGATTGGTGGTACATGGTACGGCGGCGAAATGAAGAAAGGCATGTTCGCCATGATGAACTACTACCTACCACTTAATGGCATGGCGTCTATGCACTGTTCTGCCAATGTTGGCGAAGCGGGCGACACCGCTATTTTCTTCGGTTTGTCTGGTACCGGCAAAACCACCCTATCTACCGATCCTAAACGGCAGTTGATTGGTGATGACGAGCACGGTTGGGACGACGAAGGCGTATTTAACTTTGAAGGTGGCTGCTATGCCAAAACCATTAAGTTAAGTAAAGAAGCCGAGCCCGATATCTACAATGCTATCAAACGTGATGCTTTGTTAGAGAATGTAACGGTGCGCAACGATGGTAGCGTAAACTACGATGACGGTTCTAAAACCGAAAACACTCGTGTTTCTTACCCTATCAATCACATTGAGAATATCGTTAAGCCTGTATCTAAAGCCGGTCATGCTAAGAAAGTCATTTTCTTAACTGCCGATGCTTTTGGAGTATTGCCACCAGTTGCTAAGCTTACGCCAGAGCAAACTAAGTACCATTTTTTATCTGGCTTTACCGCCAAACTAGCCGGTACAGAGCGAGGAATTACTGAGCCAACACCTACCTTCTCAGCGTGTTTTGGTGCTGCTTTCCTAACCCTACACCCAACTAAATACGCCGAAGTATTAGTTAAACGTATGGAAGCGGCTGGTGCCGAAGCTTACTTAGTCAATACTGGTTGGAATGGCACAGGCAAACGTATTTCAATTCAAGATACTCGTGCAATTATTGATGCCATTTTAGATGGTTCGATTGAAAAGCAAGACACCAAGCAATTGCCAATCTTTAATCTAGAAGTACCAACCTCATTGCCAGGTGCCGACAGCGAGATTCTCGACCCTCGCGACACCTACCAAGATCCATTGCAGTGGGAAAGCAAAGCCGAAGATTTAGCCCAACGCTTTATCAAAAACTTTGCCAAGTACACCGACAATGCAGAAGGTGAAGCTCTGGTAGCAGCAGGTCCTCGGCTAGACTGA
- the hslO gene encoding Hsp33 family molecular chaperone HslO — protein sequence MKQDILNRYLFEDYNLRGELVQLQQSYAEIIDQQNYPAPVQTLLGEMLAATCLLTATLKFEGDITVQLQGDGPLSVLAVSGTDQQQMRGVARYQGSIDPNIGFVELVGKGHIVITITPSQGERYQGIVEINPQGVAASIEAYFQQSEQLNTRLWLFTGMFDGRPHASGLFLQALPASKDEDAEHFELITTLSETTTAQESFELDAEQLLFRLYHEHKVRVYEPQEVCFKCTCSKERCETALANIDHKELLEICHERGHISMHCDYCGHDYNFNEADVENIFTRNISTNPAKIH from the coding sequence ATGAAGCAAGACATTCTTAATCGTTACCTATTCGAAGATTACAACCTCCGTGGCGAATTAGTGCAGTTGCAGCAAAGCTACGCAGAAATCATCGATCAACAAAACTACCCTGCGCCTGTACAAACCCTATTGGGTGAGATGCTAGCGGCCACTTGTTTGCTTACCGCCACCTTAAAGTTTGAAGGCGACATTACCGTGCAACTGCAAGGCGATGGCCCATTAAGCGTACTAGCAGTAAGTGGCACCGACCAACAACAAATGCGCGGTGTCGCACGCTACCAAGGCTCCATTGACCCTAACATTGGTTTTGTAGAACTGGTTGGGAAAGGCCACATTGTCATTACCATTACGCCTAGCCAAGGCGAGCGTTATCAAGGCATTGTGGAAATAAACCCGCAAGGTGTAGCCGCCAGTATTGAAGCCTACTTCCAGCAATCGGAACAACTTAATACTCGCCTATGGTTATTTACTGGCATGTTTGATGGTCGCCCTCACGCCAGCGGCTTGTTCTTACAAGCACTACCAGCCAGTAAAGATGAAGATGCTGAACACTTTGAGTTGATTACCACTTTAAGTGAAACCACCACCGCTCAAGAAAGCTTTGAGCTAGATGCCGAGCAGCTGCTATTTCGTTTGTATCACGAACATAAAGTTCGCGTTTACGAGCCGCAAGAAGTTTGCTTTAAATGCACTTGCTCAAAAGAGCGTTGTGAAACGGCCTTAGCCAATATTGACCACAAAGAATTGCTCGAAATTTGCCATGAAAGAGGCCATATTTCGATGCATTGTGACTACTGTGGACATGACTATAATTTTAACGAAGCCGACGTTGAAAACATTTTCACGCGTAATATATCGACAAACCCTGCCAAAATTCATTAA
- a CDS encoding VanZ family protein, producing MWRKGLTGLTVFIWLCVLAASLSKTLGLFPDTLSAVETAMGGDKRLHLALAYVCSLSVFFVFCQGADRKWQAILSWVLILLILFTLDEGLQMIFPLRQFSWEDLAANYLGLALALITWFAFKKLISTKNLKEQLNGVR from the coding sequence ATGTGGCGTAAAGGCTTAACAGGATTAACCGTATTTATCTGGCTTTGTGTACTAGCGGCTAGTTTATCTAAAACCTTGGGTTTATTTCCTGATACTTTAAGCGCAGTTGAAACCGCAATGGGGGGTGATAAACGACTACATTTAGCATTGGCTTATGTTTGCTCACTCAGCGTGTTTTTTGTGTTTTGCCAAGGGGCCGACAGAAAGTGGCAAGCTATTTTGTCATGGGTTTTAATCTTACTTATCCTATTTACTTTAGATGAAGGCCTACAAATGATTTTTCCATTAAGGCAGTTTTCTTGGGAAGATTTAGCGGCTAATTACTTAGGTTTGGCCTTAGCGTTAATCACTTGGTTCGCCTTTAAAAAGCTAATTAGTACAAAGAATCTAAAGGAGCAGCTTAATGGGGTTCGTTGA
- the gspC gene encoding type II secretion system protein GspC, giving the protein MDIKSFSTQLARYVPSQKSSVLITLLLMCFAAYQLASITWLLVPTPSPAFRWVPQQVQSSNKAAQVDLSSLTKLHLFGEYQSKKAKPVVQAPSSTDAPKTSLKLTLSGLVASSDQTKALAIIEHRGKQQTYGIDESINGTQAVIKEIQTDRVILLHRGVYESLLLDPEDKKSQSRTSSNTAKRSTNASSNSRSAKVDVKEVLKDPSKLTDYIRISPVRKDGALSGYRINPGKNAALFKQVGLKANDLAVALNGYDLRDNAQAMQVMQEMAELTDITVTVERNGQLQDVLFSLPDE; this is encoded by the coding sequence ATGGATATTAAATCTTTTTCTACTCAACTTGCTCGTTACGTTCCTTCGCAAAAGAGCAGCGTATTAATCACATTACTATTGATGTGTTTTGCCGCTTATCAGTTGGCGTCTATTACTTGGTTATTGGTGCCAACGCCTTCACCCGCTTTTCGCTGGGTTCCTCAGCAGGTGCAATCTAGTAATAAAGCGGCTCAAGTTGATTTATCTAGCCTCACCAAGCTGCATTTATTTGGTGAATACCAATCCAAGAAGGCTAAACCGGTTGTTCAAGCGCCTTCGTCAACCGATGCACCTAAAACCTCATTAAAGTTAACTCTTTCTGGTTTAGTGGCAAGTAGCGACCAAACTAAAGCGCTAGCCATTATTGAACACCGCGGTAAACAACAGACCTATGGCATAGATGAATCGATTAATGGTACTCAAGCTGTCATAAAAGAGATTCAAACTGACCGGGTGATTTTATTGCATCGCGGTGTTTACGAAAGTTTATTACTAGACCCAGAAGACAAAAAGTCGCAATCTCGGACTAGTTCAAATACTGCTAAGCGCAGTACCAATGCGTCTAGCAATAGTCGTTCGGCTAAAGTCGACGTAAAAGAAGTATTAAAAGACCCTTCAAAACTAACCGATTACATTCGTATTTCGCCGGTTCGTAAAGATGGTGCCTTAAGTGGTTACCGAATCAACCCCGGTAAAAACGCTGCCTTATTTAAACAAGTGGGCTTGAAAGCTAATGACTTAGCTGTAGCTCTTAATGGATATGACCTGCGCGACAACGCGCAAGCAATGCAAGTGATGCAAGAGATGGCAGAGCTAACGGATATTACGGTAACCGTAGAGCGCAATGGCCAGTTGCAGGATGTGTTGTTCAGCCTGCCAGATGAATAG